A region from the Chitinophaga sp. Cy-1792 genome encodes:
- a CDS encoding dihydrofolate reductase family protein translates to MKVICHMISSVDGKIKVSDWGEALYNKSFSGLYEECHNSYRAEAWLCGRVTMSEFANAETPVHEPVTEKVERIAFIADPGADSFAIAADSHGKLGWKSNEIGGDHIIQLLSESVSDGYLLYLQKRKISYLFAGKEKLDLGLALKKLKEHFPIDTLMVEGGGTTNGTMLQAGLIDELSLLIAPVADGTAGGNTIFDVPGLFSAAPGHHLKLLSCEKLGEDVIWLKYACK, encoded by the coding sequence ATGAAAGTGATATGTCATATGATCTCTTCGGTAGATGGAAAGATTAAGGTGAGCGACTGGGGCGAGGCGCTGTATAACAAATCTTTTTCCGGCTTATATGAAGAATGCCATAACTCCTACAGGGCAGAAGCCTGGCTGTGCGGCCGTGTTACGATGAGTGAGTTTGCCAACGCAGAAACCCCGGTACATGAGCCTGTTACAGAAAAAGTGGAACGTATCGCATTTATCGCTGACCCCGGCGCGGATTCCTTTGCCATAGCGGCAGACTCCCACGGCAAGCTGGGCTGGAAATCCAACGAGATCGGCGGAGATCATATCATACAACTGCTGAGTGAGTCGGTAAGTGATGGTTACCTGCTGTACCTCCAGAAAAGAAAAATATCCTATCTCTTCGCCGGCAAAGAAAAGCTGGACCTCGGACTGGCACTGAAAAAGCTAAAGGAACATTTCCCTATCGATACTTTGATGGTAGAAGGTGGTGGTACTACTAACGGCACTATGTTACAGGCAGGCCTCATCGATGAGCTGAGTCTGCTCATCGCGCCGGTGGCCGACGGTACTGCCGGCGGCAATACCATATTCGATGTCCCCGGACTTTTTTCCGCAGCACCGGGACATCACCTGAAGCTGCTCTCGTGTGAGAAGCTGGGAGAGGATGTGATATGGTTGAAGTATGCGTGTAAATAA